In Streptomyces ambofaciens ATCC 23877, a single genomic region encodes these proteins:
- the hisS gene encoding histidine--tRNA ligase, producing the protein MSTFKAPKGTYDLLPPDSAKFLAVREAIAAPLRNSGYGYIETPGFENVELFARGVGESTDIVTKEMYVFETKGGDRLALRPETTAPVLRAVLEANLHKAGNLPVKVWYSGSQYRYERPQKGRYRHFSQVGAEAIGAEDPALDAELIILADQSYRALGLQNFRILLNSLGDKECRPVYRAALQDFLRGLDLDEETLRRADINPLRVLDDKRPEVQKQLTDAPLLRDYLCDACKAYHEEVRQLITAAGVVFEDDPKLVRGLDYYTRTTFEFVHDGLGSQSAVGGGGRYDGLSEMIGGPALPSVGWALGVDRTVLALEAEGIELDIPSVTSVFAVPLGEEARRVLFSKVTELRKNGVAADFSYGGKGLKAAMKAAHRSGARYALVLGERDLAEGVVQLKDMESGEQIAIGVNEIVAELESRLG; encoded by the coding sequence GTGAGCACCTTCAAGGCCCCCAAGGGCACGTACGACCTTCTGCCGCCGGACTCCGCCAAGTTCCTGGCGGTCCGCGAGGCGATCGCCGCCCCGCTGCGCAACTCCGGCTACGGCTACATCGAGACGCCCGGTTTCGAGAACGTCGAGCTCTTCGCGCGCGGTGTCGGCGAGTCCACCGACATCGTGACCAAGGAGATGTACGTCTTCGAGACCAAGGGCGGCGACCGGCTCGCGCTGCGCCCGGAGACGACGGCCCCCGTGCTGCGCGCGGTCCTGGAGGCCAACCTGCACAAGGCGGGCAACCTGCCGGTGAAGGTCTGGTACTCGGGCTCGCAGTACCGCTACGAGCGCCCCCAGAAGGGCCGTTACCGCCACTTCTCCCAGGTCGGCGCCGAGGCCATCGGGGCCGAGGACCCGGCCCTGGACGCCGAACTGATCATCCTGGCCGACCAGTCGTACCGGGCGCTGGGCCTGCAGAACTTCCGCATCCTGCTCAACTCCCTGGGCGACAAGGAGTGCCGTCCGGTCTACCGGGCCGCGCTCCAGGACTTCCTGCGCGGTCTCGACCTGGACGAGGAGACGCTGCGCCGCGCCGACATCAACCCGCTGCGCGTCCTGGACGACAAGCGCCCCGAGGTGCAGAAGCAGCTCACCGACGCACCGCTGCTCCGCGACTACCTGTGCGACGCCTGCAAGGCGTACCACGAGGAGGTGCGGCAGCTGATCACGGCGGCCGGCGTGGTCTTCGAGGACGACCCGAAGCTGGTGCGCGGCCTGGACTACTACACGCGGACGACCTTCGAGTTCGTCCACGACGGCCTGGGCTCCCAGTCCGCGGTGGGCGGCGGCGGCCGCTACGACGGACTGTCCGAGATGATCGGCGGACCGGCCCTCCCGTCCGTGGGCTGGGCCCTGGGGGTCGACCGCACCGTCCTCGCCCTGGAGGCCGAGGGCATCGAACTGGACATCCCGTCGGTCACCTCCGTCTTCGCCGTCCCGCTCGGCGAGGAGGCCCGCCGGGTGCTCTTCTCGAAGGTCACCGAACTGCGCAAGAACGGCGTGGCCGCCGACTTCTCCTACGGCGGCAAGGGCCTCAAGGCCGCGATGAAGGCGGCCCACCGCTCGGGCGCGCGCTACGCCCTGGTCCTCGGCGAGCGCGATCTCGCCGAGGGGGTCGTCCAGCTCAAGGACATGGAGTCCGGCGAGCAGATCGCGATCGGTGTCAACGAGATCGTCGCGGAGCTGGAGTCGCGGCTCGGCTAG
- a CDS encoding MBL fold metallo-hydrolase, whose translation MLIAGFPAGAWGTNCYLVAPAAGEECVIIDPGHQAAPGVEEAIRKHRLKPVAVVLTHGHIDHVASVVPVCGAHDVPAWIHPDDRYMMSDPEKGIGRTIGMPLMGELTVGEPDDVRELADGTKLELAGLELTVAHAPGHTKGSVTFGMPEAADIPPVLFSGDLLFAGSIGRTDFPGGSMDDMLESLARVVLPLDDSTVVLPGHNDYTTIGQERATNPYLRQVAAGQGAPGAPRRGM comes from the coding sequence GTGCTCATTGCCGGGTTCCCCGCCGGGGCCTGGGGGACGAACTGCTATCTCGTCGCCCCCGCCGCCGGTGAGGAGTGCGTGATCATCGACCCGGGCCATCAGGCGGCCCCCGGAGTCGAGGAAGCGATCAGGAAGCATCGGCTCAAGCCCGTCGCCGTCGTCCTCACCCACGGCCACATCGACCACGTGGCCTCGGTCGTCCCGGTCTGCGGCGCGCACGACGTGCCGGCCTGGATCCACCCGGACGACCGCTACATGATGAGCGACCCCGAGAAGGGGATCGGCCGCACCATCGGCATGCCGCTCATGGGCGAGTTGACCGTCGGCGAGCCGGACGACGTCAGGGAACTGGCCGACGGCACGAAGCTCGAACTGGCGGGCCTGGAGCTGACCGTCGCGCACGCGCCGGGCCATACCAAGGGGTCGGTGACCTTCGGTATGCCCGAGGCGGCGGACATCCCGCCGGTCCTCTTCTCGGGCGACCTGCTGTTCGCCGGCTCCATCGGACGCACCGACTTCCCCGGTGGCTCCATGGACGACATGCTCGAGTCCCTGGCCCGCGTGGTCCTCCCGCTCGACGACTCCACCGTGGTGCTGCCCGGGCACAACGACTACACGACCATCGGCCAGGAACGCGCCACCAACCCCTATCTGCGGCAGGTGGCCGCCGGCCAGGGAGCCCCCGGGGCTCCCCGACGAGGAATGTGA
- a CDS encoding peptidylprolyl isomerase, protein MVTQEQRRRQLAREKFLRQQQRRTSARRKARMRNAAIASVLGVILIGSVALYTTGVVLDDDDTKSNANAEVTPSASASSKAPDPCDKPAEGKVKTQTWKKEPAMTIDKSAKYTMKLATTCGDIDIALKTSAAPHTVNSFSFLAGKGFFDHTPCHRLTTNGIFVLQCGDPTGQGNGGPGYTIPDENLKDKSLKKNTYPAGTVAMANTGQPGSGGSQFFLVYQDSPLPPSYTPFGTISDEGMTVLKKIAAAGESTGAGDGAPNATVVIDKATVAKS, encoded by the coding sequence GTGGTCACCCAGGAGCAGCGGCGGCGTCAGCTCGCCCGGGAGAAGTTCTTGCGGCAGCAGCAGCGACGTACCTCCGCTCGACGCAAGGCGCGCATGCGCAACGCCGCGATCGCGTCCGTGCTCGGCGTGATTCTGATCGGCAGTGTCGCGCTCTACACGACCGGGGTGGTCCTGGACGACGACGACACCAAGTCGAACGCGAACGCGGAGGTCACCCCGAGCGCCTCGGCGAGCAGCAAGGCGCCGGACCCGTGCGACAAGCCGGCCGAGGGGAAGGTCAAGACGCAGACCTGGAAGAAGGAACCTGCGATGACCATCGACAAGTCGGCGAAGTACACGATGAAGCTGGCCACGACCTGCGGCGACATAGACATCGCCCTGAAGACGTCGGCGGCGCCGCACACCGTCAACTCGTTCAGCTTCCTGGCCGGCAAGGGCTTCTTCGACCACACGCCGTGCCACCGGCTCACCACCAACGGGATCTTCGTGCTCCAGTGCGGCGACCCGACGGGACAGGGCAACGGCGGCCCCGGCTACACCATCCCGGACGAGAATCTGAAGGACAAGAGCCTCAAGAAGAACACGTATCCGGCGGGCACGGTGGCGATGGCGAACACCGGGCAGCCGGGCTCCGGCGGCAGCCAGTTCTTCCTCGTGTACCAGGACAGTCCGTTGCCTCCCAGCTACACCCCGTTCGGCACCATCTCGGACGAGGGCATGACCGTGCTGAAGAAGATCGCCGCCGCCGGCGAGAGCACGGGAGCGGGCGACGGAGCACCCAACGCGACGGTCGTGATCGACAAGGCGACCGTCGCCAAATCCTGA
- a CDS encoding DUF349 domain-containing protein, protein MSSDPWGRVDETGTVYVRTADGEKVVGSWQAGSPEEALAYFERKYEGLVVEIGLLEKRVKTTDLSAKDAQTAIDHLREQVDAHHAVGDLDALRTRLDKLVELVDKRREERKVQRAKQSDEARGAKEALVAEAEELAGSDQWRAAGERLRSLVDTWKGLPRLDRKSDDELWHRFSHARSAFSKRRKQHFAQLDAQREDARQTKERLVAEAEALSNSTEWGPTAARYRDLMSEWKAAGRAQREHEDDLWNRFRGAQDVFFAARSSVFAERDAEQTENLKLKEELAEEAEKLLPVTDLKAARAAFRSVNERWEAIGHVPRDARPKVEGRMHAVERALQEAEESEWRRTNPEARARAEGLTGQLQAAVDKLRSQIEQARAQGNNARADKLQRELEGRQALLDQALKGLHEFGG, encoded by the coding sequence GTGAGCAGCGACCCGTGGGGCCGCGTCGACGAGACGGGGACCGTGTACGTGCGTACGGCCGACGGCGAGAAGGTCGTCGGTTCCTGGCAGGCAGGCTCCCCCGAGGAGGCGCTGGCCTACTTCGAGCGCAAGTACGAAGGCCTGGTTGTCGAGATCGGCCTCCTCGAGAAGCGCGTGAAGACCACCGACCTGTCGGCGAAGGACGCCCAGACGGCCATCGACCACCTGCGGGAACAGGTCGACGCGCACCACGCGGTCGGTGACCTGGACGCCCTGCGCACCCGGCTGGACAAACTCGTGGAGCTGGTCGACAAGCGCCGCGAGGAGCGGAAGGTCCAGCGGGCGAAGCAGTCCGACGAGGCGCGCGGCGCCAAGGAGGCGCTGGTCGCCGAGGCCGAGGAGCTGGCCGGGTCCGACCAGTGGCGGGCGGCCGGTGAGCGACTGCGCTCGCTGGTGGACACCTGGAAGGGCCTGCCGCGGCTGGACCGCAAGTCCGACGACGAGCTGTGGCACCGCTTCTCGCACGCGCGCTCGGCGTTCTCCAAGCGCCGCAAGCAGCACTTCGCGCAGCTGGACGCGCAGCGCGAGGACGCCCGGCAGACCAAGGAACGGCTGGTCGCCGAGGCCGAGGCGCTGTCGAACTCGACGGAGTGGGGGCCGACGGCCGCGCGCTACCGCGACCTGATGTCCGAGTGGAAGGCCGCGGGCCGCGCCCAGCGCGAGCACGAGGACGACCTGTGGAACCGCTTCCGCGGCGCCCAGGACGTGTTCTTCGCGGCCCGCAGCTCGGTCTTCGCCGAGCGGGACGCCGAGCAGACGGAGAACCTCAAGCTCAAGGAGGAGCTGGCCGAGGAGGCCGAGAAGCTCCTGCCGGTGACCGACCTGAAGGCGGCCCGCGCCGCGTTCCGTTCGGTCAACGAGCGCTGGGAGGCCATCGGCCATGTGCCGCGCGACGCCCGGCCGAAGGTCGAGGGCCGGATGCACGCGGTGGAGCGGGCGCTCCAGGAGGCCGAGGAGAGCGAGTGGCGCCGGACGAACCCGGAGGCGCGCGCGCGTGCCGAGGGTCTGACCGGTCAGCTCCAGGCCGCCGTGGACAAGCTGCGCTCCCAGATCGAGCAGGCACGCGCCCAGGGCAACAACGCCAGGGCCGACAAGCTCCAGCGTGAGCTGGAGGGCCGGCAGGCGCTGCTGGACCAGGCCCTGAAGGGGCTGCACGAGTTCGGCGGCTGA
- the relA gene encoding GTP pyrophosphokinase, with protein sequence MPDEAQPLTAAKPESASAPAAKPVPSAPQAKNDTHGPIQHAPSAPVDKPADQQPRPKPIPPDRGRNAPVVRAPAGQPARSGSSNRVRARLARLGVQRANPYNPVLEPLLRIVRSNDPKIETATLRQIERAYQVAERWHRGQKRKSGDPYITHPLAVTTILAELGMDPATLMAGLLHDTVEDTEYGLEDLRRDFGDVVTLLVDGVTKLDKVKFGEAAQAETVRKMVVAMAKDPRVLVIKLADRLHNMRTMRYLKREKQEKKARETLEIYAPLAHRLGMNTIKWELEDLAFAILYPKMYDEIVRLVAERAPKRDEYLAIVTDEVQQDLRAARIKATVTGRPKHYYSVYQKMIVRGRDFAEIYDLVGIRVLVDTVRDCYAALGTVHARWNPVPGRFKDYIAMPKFNMYQSLHTTVIGPNGKPVELQIRTFDMHRRAEYGIAAHWKYKQEAVAGASKVRSDAPKSSGKGKDDHLNDMAWLRQLLDWQKETEDPGEFLESLRFDLSRNEVFVFTPKGDVIALPASATPVDFAYAVHTEVGHRTIGARVNGRLVPLESTLDNGDLVEVFTSKAAGAGPSRDWLGFVKSPRARNKIRAWFSKERRDEAIEQGKDAIVRAMRKQNLPIQRILTGDSLVTLAHEMRYSDISALYAAIGEGHVSAQNIVQKLVHALGGEEAATEEIDESVPPARGRGRKRRTSADPGVVVKGVEDVWVKLARCCTPVPGDPIIGFVTRGSGVSVHRSDCVNVDSLSREPERILEVEWAPTQSSVFLVAIQVEALDRSRLLSDVTRVLSDQHVNILSAAVQTSRDRVATSRFTFEMGDPKHLGHVLKAVRGVEGVYDVYRVTSARRPS encoded by the coding sequence TTGCCAGACGAGGCCCAGCCACTGACCGCCGCAAAGCCCGAGTCCGCCTCGGCGCCCGCGGCGAAGCCCGTACCGAGCGCGCCGCAGGCGAAGAACGACACGCACGGGCCGATCCAGCACGCCCCGTCGGCGCCCGTGGACAAGCCGGCCGACCAGCAGCCGCGTCCCAAGCCGATCCCGCCCGACCGCGGCCGGAACGCGCCCGTGGTCCGCGCGCCCGCCGGGCAGCCCGCGCGCTCCGGCTCCTCCAACCGCGTCCGGGCCCGCCTCGCCCGTCTCGGTGTGCAGCGCGCCAACCCGTACAACCCGGTCCTGGAGCCCCTGCTGCGGATAGTGCGCAGCAACGACCCCAAGATCGAGACGGCGACGCTGCGCCAGATCGAGCGCGCCTACCAGGTCGCCGAGCGCTGGCACCGCGGCCAGAAGCGCAAGAGCGGCGACCCGTACATCACGCACCCGCTCGCCGTCACCACCATCCTCGCCGAGCTCGGCATGGACCCCGCCACGCTCATGGCGGGGCTGCTGCACGACACGGTCGAGGACACCGAGTACGGCCTGGAGGACCTGCGCCGCGACTTCGGCGACGTGGTCACCCTCCTCGTCGACGGCGTCACCAAGCTCGACAAGGTCAAGTTCGGCGAGGCGGCGCAGGCCGAGACCGTGCGCAAGATGGTCGTCGCGATGGCGAAGGACCCGCGCGTCCTCGTCATCAAGCTCGCCGACCGCCTGCACAACATGCGCACCATGCGCTACCTCAAGCGCGAGAAGCAGGAGAAGAAGGCGCGCGAGACGCTGGAGATCTACGCGCCGCTCGCCCACCGGCTGGGCATGAACACCATCAAGTGGGAGCTGGAGGACCTCGCCTTCGCGATCCTCTATCCCAAGATGTACGACGAGATCGTCCGCCTGGTCGCCGAGCGCGCCCCCAAGCGCGACGAGTACCTCGCCATCGTCACCGACGAGGTGCAGCAGGACCTGCGCGCGGCCCGGATCAAGGCGACCGTGACCGGCCGCCCCAAGCACTACTACAGCGTCTACCAGAAGATGATCGTCCGCGGCCGTGACTTCGCGGAGATCTACGACCTGGTGGGCATCCGCGTCCTGGTGGACACGGTCCGCGACTGCTACGCGGCGCTCGGCACGGTCCACGCCCGCTGGAACCCGGTTCCGGGGCGGTTCAAGGACTACATCGCGATGCCCAAGTTCAACATGTACCAGTCGCTGCACACGACGGTCATCGGGCCCAACGGCAAGCCGGTCGAGCTGCAGATCCGCACCTTCGACATGCACCGCCGCGCCGAGTACGGCATCGCCGCGCACTGGAAGTACAAGCAGGAGGCCGTCGCCGGCGCCTCCAAGGTCCGCTCCGACGCGCCCAAGTCGTCCGGCAAGGGCAAGGACGACCACCTCAACGACATGGCGTGGCTGCGGCAGCTGCTCGACTGGCAGAAGGAGACCGAGGACCCCGGCGAGTTCCTGGAGTCCCTGCGCTTCGACCTCTCCCGCAACGAGGTCTTCGTCTTCACCCCCAAGGGCGACGTCATAGCGCTGCCCGCGAGCGCCACCCCCGTGGACTTCGCCTACGCCGTCCACACCGAGGTCGGACACCGCACGATAGGGGCACGCGTCAACGGCCGCCTCGTCCCGCTGGAGTCCACCCTGGACAACGGCGACCTGGTGGAGGTCTTCACCTCCAAGGCGGCCGGGGCGGGCCCCTCCCGCGACTGGCTCGGCTTCGTGAAGTCGCCGCGCGCCCGCAACAAGATCCGCGCCTGGTTCTCCAAGGAGCGCCGCGACGAGGCGATCGAGCAGGGCAAGGACGCCATCGTCCGCGCCATGCGCAAGCAGAACCTGCCGATCCAGCGCATCCTCACCGGCGACTCCCTGGTCACCCTCGCCCACGAGATGCGTTACTCGGACATCTCCGCGCTGTACGCGGCGATCGGCGAGGGCCACGTCTCCGCGCAGAACATCGTCCAGAAGCTCGTCCACGCGCTCGGCGGCGAGGAAGCGGCCACCGAGGAGATCGACGAGTCGGTGCCGCCGGCCCGCGGTCGCGGCCGCAAACGCCGCACGAGCGCCGACCCGGGCGTCGTGGTCAAGGGCGTCGAGGACGTGTGGGTCAAACTGGCCCGCTGTTGTACGCCCGTCCCCGGTGACCCGATCATCGGCTTCGTCACCCGCGGCAGCGGAGTCTCCGTCCACCGCAGCGACTGCGTGAACGTGGACTCGCTCTCCCGCGAGCCCGAGCGCATCCTGGAGGTCGAGTGGGCACCCACCCAGTCCTCGGTCTTCCTGGTCGCCATCCAGGTCGAGGCCCTGGACCGCTCCCGGCTGCTGTCGGACGTCACGCGTGTGCTGTCCGACCAGCACGTCAACATCCTCTCCGCGGCCGTCCAGACCTCCCGCGACCGGGTGGCCACCTCCCGCTTCACCTTCGAGATGGGCGACCCCAAGCACCTCGGGCACGTCCTGAAGGCCGTACGCGGCGTGGAGGGCGTGTACGACGTCTACCGCGTGACATCGGCGCGCAGGCCGTCGTAG
- a CDS encoding adenine phosphoribosyltransferase → MTGTTDVTELLLSRIRDVADYPEPGVVFKDITPLLADPAAFAALTDALAEAAGRTGATKVVGLEARGFILGAPVALRAGLGFIPVRKAGKLPGATLSQAYDLEYGSAEIEVHAEDLSADDRVLVIDDVLATGGTAEASLELIRRAGARVAGLAVLMELGFLGGRARLEPALAGAPLEALLTV, encoded by the coding sequence ATGACCGGGACCACCGACGTCACGGAGCTGCTGCTCAGCCGCATCCGCGACGTGGCCGACTATCCGGAGCCGGGCGTGGTGTTCAAGGACATCACCCCGCTCCTGGCCGACCCGGCGGCCTTCGCCGCCCTGACCGACGCGCTCGCCGAGGCCGCCGGGCGCACCGGCGCCACCAAGGTCGTCGGCCTGGAGGCCCGCGGCTTCATCCTGGGCGCCCCGGTGGCCCTGCGGGCGGGCCTCGGCTTCATCCCCGTACGCAAGGCGGGCAAGCTCCCCGGAGCCACCCTCAGCCAGGCGTACGACCTGGAGTACGGCTCGGCCGAGATCGAGGTGCACGCCGAGGACCTGAGCGCCGACGACCGGGTCCTGGTCATCGACGACGTCCTCGCCACCGGCGGCACCGCCGAGGCCTCGCTCGAGCTCATCCGCCGGGCGGGCGCGCGGGTGGCGGGTCTCGCCGTGCTGATGGAGCTGGGCTTCCTCGGCGGACGGGCCCGGCTGGAGCCGGCCCTGGCCGGGGCACCGCTGGAGGCCCTGCTCACGGTCTGA
- the secF gene encoding protein translocase subunit SecF, which translates to MGKLGTLGARLHHGEIGYDFVKNRKLWYGISILITITAIVGLAVRGLHMGIEFQGGAVFTTPKNMSASVSQTETWAEEASGHDAIVQKLGDGSLRIQIAGTDTEASDQIKEELSKDLDVPAERINADLVGPSWGDQIANKAWQGLGIFMVLVVIYLAIAFEWRMALAAFVALIHDITITVGIYALVGFEVTPGTVIGLLTILGYSLYDTVVVFDSLKEQTRDITKQTRWTYGEIANRSINSTLVRSINTTVVALLPVGGLLFIGGGVLGAGMLNDISLSLFVGLAAGAYSSIFIATPLVADLKEAEPQMKALKKRVLAKRAQAAAKGEPAENAVDEEWYADDEAEDDPEDAAPAVVGPRNQPASRNRGRGRPSGKRR; encoded by the coding sequence ATGGGAAAGCTCGGCACCCTCGGCGCTCGACTGCACCATGGCGAGATCGGCTACGACTTCGTCAAGAACCGCAAGCTCTGGTACGGCATCTCGATCCTCATCACCATCACGGCCATCGTCGGCCTGGCGGTGCGCGGTCTGCACATGGGCATCGAGTTCCAGGGCGGCGCGGTCTTCACCACCCCGAAGAACATGAGCGCCTCGGTCTCCCAGACCGAGACCTGGGCGGAAGAGGCCTCCGGCCACGACGCCATCGTCCAGAAGCTCGGCGACGGCAGTCTCCGCATCCAGATCGCGGGCACCGACACCGAGGCGTCGGACCAGATCAAGGAAGAGCTCTCCAAGGACCTGGACGTCCCGGCGGAGCGGATCAACGCGGACCTGGTCGGCCCCAGCTGGGGTGACCAGATCGCGAACAAGGCGTGGCAGGGCCTCGGGATCTTCATGGTCCTGGTGGTGATCTATCTGGCGATCGCGTTCGAGTGGCGCATGGCCCTGGCCGCCTTCGTCGCGCTGATCCACGACATCACCATCACGGTCGGCATCTACGCCCTGGTGGGCTTCGAGGTCACGCCGGGCACGGTGATCGGTCTGCTCACGATCCTCGGCTACTCGCTCTACGACACGGTCGTGGTCTTCGACAGCCTCAAGGAACAGACGAGAGACATCACCAAACAGACGCGCTGGACCTACGGCGAGATCGCCAACCGCTCGATCAACAGCACCCTGGTGCGTTCCATCAACACCACGGTGGTCGCGCTGCTGCCGGTGGGCGGCCTGCTGTTCATCGGCGGCGGTGTCCTCGGCGCCGGCATGCTCAACGACATCTCGCTGTCGCTCTTCGTCGGTCTCGCCGCGGGCGCCTACTCGTCGATCTTCATCGCCACGCCGCTCGTCGCCGACCTCAAGGAGGCCGAGCCGCAGATGAAGGCGCTCAAGAAGCGCGTCCTCGCCAAGCGCGCCCAGGCCGCGGCCAAGGGCGAGCCGGCGGAGAACGCCGTGGACGAGGAGTGGTACGCCGACGACGAGGCCGAGGACGACCCCGAGGACGCGGCCCCCGCGGTCGTCGGCCCCCGCAACCAGCCGGCCTCCCGCAACAGGGGACGCGGCCGGCCCTCGGGGAAGCGCCGATGA
- the secD gene encoding protein translocase subunit SecD: protein MVAPKKGKNASAQSKPGRSLALILIAIVALTGGMFVSGHTTPRLGIDLAGGTSITLRAVPEAGQESAINKTNMDTAVEIMERRVNGLGVSEAEVQTQGNRNIIVNIPKGTNSKEAREQVGTTAKLYFRPVVATELSGAGATGSPSPSPTGNASDKDKATDKATDGAADQDKATDGDKASDSPSGTASASSSPQGRAASDALKADPSPSGGATDGASPSASASASGDDATAKLQTAYAALDCTDAAARAKAGAGAKQGDSMVACGQNSQGQWQKYILGPAAVDGTDVDKSEAVFNTQTAAGWTVTMKFTDGGAKKFADITGKLAQNQSPQNQFAIVLDNEVVSDPYVSQALTGGSAEISGNFDQEEAQGLANMLSYGALPLTFKEDSVTTVTAALGGEQLKAGLIAGAIGLALVVLYLLVYYRGLSFIAVASLLISAALTYVIMSLLGPAIGFALNLPAVCGAIVAIGITADSFIVYFERVRDEIREGRSLRPAVERAWPRARRTILVSDFVSFLAAAVLFIVTVGKVQGFAFTLGLTTLLDVVVVFLFTKPLLTLMARRKFFASGHKWSGLDPKSLGAKPPLRRTRRTARPAAGPVDPKEA from the coding sequence GTGGTAGCACCTAAAAAGGGAAAGAATGCGAGCGCTCAGAGTAAGCCCGGGCGCTCGCTGGCCCTGATTCTGATCGCCATCGTGGCGCTCACCGGCGGCATGTTCGTCTCCGGACACACGACTCCGCGTCTCGGTATCGACCTGGCCGGCGGCACCAGCATCACGCTCCGCGCGGTGCCGGAGGCGGGCCAGGAGTCCGCGATCAACAAGACCAACATGGACACCGCGGTCGAGATCATGGAACGCCGTGTCAATGGTCTGGGTGTCTCCGAGGCCGAGGTACAGACCCAGGGCAACCGGAACATCATCGTCAACATCCCCAAGGGCACCAACTCCAAGGAAGCCCGGGAGCAGGTCGGCACCACCGCCAAGCTCTACTTCCGCCCGGTGGTCGCCACCGAGCTGTCCGGCGCGGGCGCGACCGGCAGCCCCTCCCCGAGCCCGACCGGCAACGCCTCCGACAAGGACAAGGCGACCGACAAGGCCACGGACGGCGCGGCCGACCAGGACAAGGCCACCGACGGTGACAAGGCGAGCGACTCGCCCTCCGGCACCGCGTCGGCGAGCTCCAGCCCCCAGGGCCGTGCCGCCAGCGACGCCCTGAAGGCCGACCCCAGCCCGTCCGGCGGGGCCACCGACGGTGCCTCCCCCTCCGCGAGCGCCAGCGCCTCCGGCGACGACGCGACGGCCAAGCTCCAGACCGCGTACGCCGCACTGGACTGCACCGACGCGGCCGCCCGGGCCAAGGCGGGCGCCGGCGCCAAGCAGGGCGACTCGATGGTCGCCTGCGGCCAGAACTCCCAGGGCCAGTGGCAGAAGTACATCCTGGGCCCGGCAGCGGTCGACGGCACCGACGTCGACAAGTCCGAGGCGGTCTTCAACACGCAGACCGCCGCCGGCTGGACCGTGACGATGAAGTTCACGGACGGCGGCGCCAAGAAGTTCGCCGACATCACCGGCAAGCTGGCGCAGAACCAGTCCCCGCAGAACCAGTTCGCCATCGTCCTGGACAACGAGGTCGTCTCCGACCCCTACGTCAGCCAGGCGCTCACCGGCGGCAGCGCGGAGATCTCCGGCAACTTCGACCAGGAGGAGGCCCAGGGCCTCGCCAACATGCTGTCCTACGGCGCGCTGCCGCTGACCTTCAAGGAGGACAGCGTCACCACCGTCACCGCCGCACTCGGCGGTGAGCAGCTGAAGGCCGGTCTGATCGCGGGCGCGATCGGCCTCGCCCTCGTCGTCCTCTACCTGCTGGTCTACTACCGCGGCCTGTCGTTCATCGCCGTCGCCTCGCTGCTGATCTCCGCGGCCCTCACGTACGTGATCATGTCGCTGCTCGGCCCGGCCATCGGCTTCGCGCTGAACCTGCCGGCCGTCTGCGGTGCGATCGTCGCCATCGGCATCACGGCGGACTCGTTCATCGTGTACTTCGAACGCGTCCGCGACGAGATCCGGGAGGGCCGCTCGCTGCGCCCCGCCGTCGAGCGCGCCTGGCCGCGGGCCCGGCGCACCATCCTGGTCTCCGACTTCGTGTCCTTCCTCGCCGCCGCGGTGCTCTTCATCGTCACCGTCGGCAAGGTGCAGGGCTTCGCGTTCACCCTGGGTCTGACCACGCTGCTCGACGTGGTGGTGGTCTTCCTCTTCACCAAGCCGCTGCTGACGCTGATGGCCCGGCGCAAGTTCTTCGCGAGCGGCCACAAGTGGTCCGGTCTCGACCCGAAGAGCCTGGGGGCGAAGCCGCCGCTGCGCCGCACCCGCCGTACCGCCCGCCCCGCCGCCGGCCCTGTCGACCCGAAGGAGGCGTGA
- the yajC gene encoding preprotein translocase subunit YajC encodes MSLVTLLPFIVLIGAMFLMTRSAKKKQQQAVDMRNQMQPGSGVRTIGGMYATVKEVNEDTVLLDAGPGVELLFAKNSIGAVLTDDEYNRIVHGVEHDLKSDADIVPDDASSLTGTDASADDAAVSDDKPVDLGKKDAADEPTADAAPAEATTDEQAKKSDGGSEAK; translated from the coding sequence GTGAGTCTCGTGACCCTCCTCCCGTTCATCGTGCTCATCGGGGCCATGTTCCTGATGACCCGGTCGGCGAAGAAGAAGCAGCAGCAGGCCGTCGACATGCGGAACCAGATGCAGCCCGGTTCCGGCGTCCGCACCATCGGGGGCATGTACGCCACGGTCAAGGAGGTCAACGAGGACACGGTCCTCCTCGACGCCGGCCCGGGTGTCGAGCTGCTCTTCGCCAAGAACAGCATCGGTGCCGTCCTCACCGACGACGAGTACAACCGCATCGTCCACGGCGTCGAGCACGACCTGAAGTCCGACGCCGACATCGTCCCGGACGATGCCTCCTCCCTCACCGGGACCGACGCCTCCGCCGACGACGCTGCCGTCTCCGACGACAAGCCCGTCGACCTCGGCAAGAAGGACGCGGCCGACGAGCCGACGGCCGACGCCGCGCCCGCCGAGGCGACGACGGACGAGCAGGCGAAGAAGTCCGACGGCGGCTCCGAGGCGAAGTAA